One segment of Alistipes finegoldii DSM 17242 DNA contains the following:
- a CDS encoding helix-turn-helix domain-containing protein — MDSEQQFKEIRTLCVLMIDKLDKISAEFREMFGAHKRNSDDIILDYQDVCQILHISLRHLRRLANSNELPGFKIGRRRFWRNYDVQEYIRKIEKNKNR; from the coding sequence ATGGATTCGGAACAACAGTTCAAAGAGATCAGAACCTTATGCGTTCTGATGATAGACAAGCTGGATAAGATTTCGGCTGAATTTCGGGAAATGTTTGGCGCACATAAACGAAACTCCGATGATATTATACTCGATTATCAGGATGTATGTCAGATATTGCATATCAGTCTCAGGCATTTGCGCCGACTGGCAAATTCGAATGAATTACCGGGCTTCAAAATCGGCAGACGGCGTTTCTGGCGTAACTACGACGTGCAGGAATATATTCGCAAGATAGAAAAAAATAAGA
- a CDS encoding reverse transcriptase domain-containing protein, producing MRSPERVLNSLNEHSKDSSYKFERLYRILFNEELFYVAYQKIASNGGSTTKGSDGRSIDEMSLARIETLIASLKDESYQPHPSRRVHIPKKNGKTRPLGIPAFEDKLVQEVVRMILEAIYEGHFETTSHGFRPKRSCHTALLHIQKTFSGAKWFIEGDIKGFFDNIDHDVLVGILRERISDDRFIRLIRKFLKAGYVEDWTFHNTYSGMPQGGIVSPILANIYLDKLDKYVKEYIRHFDMGTKRRPGKESNDLANERKRTVRKLKKVKDGTEKAALVARLKAIEQERAAFPSGDEMDGSYRRLKYIRYADDFILGVIGSKEDALRIKEDIKSFLSESLALELSEEKTLITHTGKSAKFLGYEITVTRNNHQRRDVQGRLRRTYGKRVRLNVSMATLRDKLLEYGAMEIKLRNGKEIWKPKCRSGLIFNDDLEILDRYNRETVGFCNYYLIANNCVVLHNFRYIMEYSMYKTFAGKYRSTVRKINKKYRLNKLFTVKYEQKGVIKSRTFYKTSFKRRTTAFNGSCDIEPYSIADVSRTNLTDRLKAEKCELCGATGKLIMHHVRNLKDLKGKESWKRLMSARKRKTIALCPSCHRLRHLGKV from the coding sequence ATGAGAAGTCCGGAAAGAGTATTAAACAGTCTGAACGAACACAGTAAGGATTCGAGCTACAAGTTCGAACGCCTTTACCGGATTCTGTTCAACGAAGAGTTGTTCTATGTTGCCTACCAAAAGATCGCATCGAACGGAGGCAGTACGACCAAAGGCTCCGACGGTCGCAGTATCGACGAGATGAGCCTTGCCCGGATCGAAACGCTGATAGCCTCGTTGAAAGACGAAAGTTATCAGCCTCACCCGTCGCGGAGGGTGCATATCCCGAAGAAAAACGGGAAAACGCGCCCTCTGGGAATACCGGCTTTTGAAGACAAGCTGGTGCAGGAGGTAGTCCGCATGATTCTGGAAGCCATTTACGAGGGACATTTTGAGACCACCTCGCACGGTTTCCGACCTAAACGGAGCTGTCACACAGCATTACTTCATATTCAAAAGACGTTCAGCGGGGCGAAATGGTTTATCGAGGGCGACATCAAAGGGTTCTTCGACAACATTGACCATGATGTACTTGTCGGAATCCTGCGGGAGCGCATTTCAGATGACCGTTTTATCCGTCTGATACGGAAATTCCTGAAAGCGGGATACGTCGAGGATTGGACGTTTCACAACACTTACAGCGGAATGCCGCAGGGAGGTATCGTCAGCCCGATTCTGGCGAATATATACCTCGATAAATTAGACAAGTACGTGAAAGAGTATATCCGACATTTCGACATGGGAACCAAACGCAGGCCGGGCAAAGAGAGCAACGATTTGGCCAATGAACGAAAACGGACTGTGCGGAAACTGAAAAAGGTAAAAGACGGGACTGAGAAGGCGGCTTTGGTCGCAAGACTCAAAGCCATCGAACAGGAACGTGCAGCATTTCCAAGCGGAGATGAAATGGACGGAAGTTACCGCAGGCTCAAATACATCCGTTACGCCGACGATTTTATTCTGGGTGTAATCGGCAGCAAAGAGGATGCACTGCGGATAAAGGAGGATATTAAATCATTCCTATCCGAAAGCCTCGCCCTCGAACTGTCCGAAGAAAAGACGCTGATAACCCATACGGGTAAATCGGCGAAATTTCTCGGATATGAGATTACGGTAACACGGAACAATCATCAACGACGGGATGTGCAAGGACGTCTGCGACGCACCTACGGCAAGCGTGTCCGGCTGAATGTCAGCATGGCAACGCTGCGGGACAAACTTCTGGAATACGGAGCTATGGAAATCAAGCTCCGCAACGGGAAAGAGATTTGGAAACCCAAATGCCGTTCAGGATTGATATTCAACGACGATCTTGAAATCCTCGACCGATACAATCGGGAAACAGTGGGATTTTGCAACTATTACCTGATCGCCAACAACTGCGTCGTACTGCACAACTTCAGATATATCATGGAGTACAGCATGTATAAAACATTTGCGGGCAAATATAGGAGCACGGTACGAAAAATCAACAAAAAGTACCGTCTCAACAAACTGTTCACCGTAAAGTACGAGCAGAAAGGGGTAATCAAGTCCCGAACCTTTTACAAGACAAGTTTCAAACGCCGGACAACGGCGTTCAACGGAAGCTGCGACATCGAACCGTACTCTATTGCAGACGTGAGCCGAACCAATTTGACGGACAGGCTCAAAGCGGAAAAATGCGAATTGTGTGGGGCAACGGGCAAGCTGATTATGCACCATGTCCGCAACCTCAAAGACCTGAAAGGGAAAGAGAGTTGGAAACGGCTCATGTCAGCCCGAAAACGCAAGACCATTGCGTTGTGTCCGAGTTGCCACAGGCTGCGGCATCTGGGAAAAGTTTAG
- a CDS encoding site-specific integrase, producing MLSLHKSTDIPIRRVDYFFVKQFEDTLLSQGLKAITINKIMQRLRQMVVYAFKCNYIQQDPFVEYRPLKERKRLVFLMQEELKLLEDYHFAQQRLEEVKNIYLFSVYTGLAYHEAQALQPKHIVKGFDGRNWINLVRQKTDREIAVPLLPQAEKLIIWFEKFCKVNEYVQPRISNQKVNSYLREIAEVVGIDKKLTHHTARKTFATTILLYNDVPIEVVSKLLGHSDISVTQRSYAQVLNKNISNHIGRLEKVLDV from the coding sequence GTGCTTAGCCTACATAAGAGTACGGACATTCCGATACGCCGTGTGGATTATTTTTTCGTAAAGCAGTTCGAGGACACCCTATTATCTCAAGGACTGAAAGCGATTACTATAAATAAAATCATGCAGCGGCTGCGTCAGATGGTCGTATATGCGTTCAAGTGTAACTATATCCAACAAGACCCATTTGTTGAATATAGACCTTTAAAAGAGCGAAAACGGCTGGTATTCCTTATGCAGGAAGAATTGAAATTGTTGGAAGATTATCATTTTGCCCAACAACGGTTGGAAGAGGTGAAGAATATCTATCTTTTCTCCGTCTATACTGGATTGGCTTATCATGAAGCGCAAGCCCTGCAACCGAAACATATTGTCAAGGGTTTCGATGGGCGAAACTGGATTAATCTGGTACGTCAGAAAACAGACCGGGAGATTGCTGTTCCACTGCTTCCTCAGGCCGAAAAATTAATAATTTGGTTTGAAAAGTTTTGCAAGGTAAATGAGTATGTGCAACCGCGCATCTCTAATCAAAAGGTCAATTCCTATTTACGGGAAATAGCGGAGGTTGTGGGTATCGACAAAAAACTGACCCACCATACAGCCCGTAAAACCTTTGCAACGACGATTTTGCTCTATAACGATGTGCCTATTGAAGTTGTGAGCAAATTACTTGGTCACTCCGATATTTCAGTTACCCAGCGCTCCTATGCGCAGGTTCTAAATAAGAATATCAGCAATCATATCGGGCGGTTGGAAAAGGTGCTTGATGTGTAA
- a CDS encoding DEAD/DEAH box helicase family protein: MVTKRVFQSLSAITLGRHKMNDPRYEFLTEEKNGEVVSCIVNNAEIKDVPGIDYELSINPDNPDKIDALQIIINDESKKLGDVFMQLPYGVIKKNVPGIGATTLALRSPNNCIVVCPTKALAYEKYLTGIDPQTGRNSYLYVGGGFGDIKQSPSSKAINKYLSNKTIRYKKILVVADSLRKVMEKIEPRLRDWYIMVDEIDSYQSDSTYRNRALGWVMDYFFKFPERQRCLVSATMRPFSNPEILKMPVIEVNFRRLIKREVKLLYTNDVHLTTAQTIIRLRDMYGAGHKIAVAYNRISAIRAVINLLPEELRTECAILCSAQSQSEAGAYYANLEGTCLPKPITFITCTYFVGVDIDERFHLLSVSDIKQIYTILSPEKMLQIAGRCRHPQGLYDETIIYNSSSKLNERYTVYNKNKLLCLADELCNMYNATVKIYENFNGVLTYSFLSSMQSLIRQSKQTFYGSTPVSLIRKSIHGNYVISYFNIDALVEFVRLREAIYLIPDGLVEALGKTCRIVDWKKMWHENGEATQKVVAATNKDLKELQYQSVDEVVEAIREMHEQRTDCIPVSMENLKRKCNRTQRGFVERYEKLSQYVPFENLVQRLSDMRDKSNAWYKWYHNAVIFNALAENHPFKQVIKASFKPETKWCSLDIQEHLNVIFEQMGMKPIKEEREAVKWLKCLCTLQRNKDAVKGNYYIVKNYCSEKYLNCEIAQTISMATPINEEFKL, from the coding sequence ATGGTAACAAAAAGAGTTTTCCAATCATTGTCTGCCATAACGCTTGGGCGTCATAAAATGAATGACCCGCGTTATGAATTTCTGACCGAAGAGAAAAACGGAGAGGTAGTCAGTTGTATCGTCAATAATGCGGAGATAAAGGATGTACCCGGAATCGATTATGAGTTGAGCATAAATCCGGATAATCCGGACAAGATAGATGCACTCCAAATTATTATCAATGATGAAAGCAAGAAGTTAGGGGATGTTTTCATGCAGTTGCCCTACGGAGTAATTAAGAAGAACGTTCCCGGCATCGGTGCTACAACGCTGGCGCTGCGTTCGCCGAACAACTGTATCGTTGTGTGTCCCACCAAAGCTTTGGCATATGAGAAATATCTGACGGGCATAGACCCTCAAACGGGGAGAAATTCATATTTATATGTGGGCGGCGGATTTGGGGATATTAAACAATCCCCTTCCTCGAAAGCTATCAATAAGTATTTATCAAATAAGACGATACGCTATAAAAAGATTTTGGTCGTAGCAGACAGTCTTCGGAAAGTAATGGAGAAAATCGAGCCGAGGCTTCGGGATTGGTATATAATGGTGGATGAGATTGATTCTTATCAATCGGATAGTACTTATCGGAATCGTGCTTTGGGCTGGGTAATGGACTATTTCTTCAAATTTCCGGAACGCCAACGCTGTCTGGTATCTGCGACAATGCGCCCGTTTTCCAATCCGGAGATATTGAAAATGCCCGTTATCGAAGTGAATTTCAGGCGATTGATTAAGCGCGAGGTGAAGCTGTTATATACAAACGACGTCCATTTGACAACGGCCCAAACGATAATCCGCTTGCGTGACATGTACGGAGCAGGGCATAAAATTGCGGTCGCATATAACAGGATATCGGCTATTCGGGCTGTCATCAATCTGCTGCCGGAAGAATTAAGGACGGAATGCGCAATCTTGTGCAGTGCGCAAAGCCAAAGTGAAGCAGGAGCTTATTATGCGAATTTAGAGGGGACGTGTCTTCCCAAGCCAATTACATTTATAACGTGTACCTACTTCGTTGGAGTTGATATTGACGAGCGATTTCACCTATTATCCGTGTCAGATATCAAGCAGATATATACGATTCTTTCACCGGAAAAAATGTTGCAGATTGCAGGCCGATGCAGGCATCCCCAAGGTCTATATGATGAAACGATTATCTACAACTCCTCTTCAAAATTGAATGAACGCTATACTGTATACAATAAAAATAAGCTGTTGTGTTTGGCTGATGAACTATGTAATATGTATAATGCGACTGTTAAAATATATGAAAATTTTAATGGCGTATTGACGTACAGTTTCTTGAGTTCAATGCAGTCGTTGATTCGTCAATCCAAGCAAACATTCTACGGAAGTACGCCTGTCAGTCTGATTCGGAAGAGTATTCATGGAAATTATGTGATATCCTACTTCAATATCGATGCTCTTGTTGAATTCGTACGATTGCGAGAAGCGATTTACCTGATACCAGACGGTTTGGTTGAAGCATTGGGAAAAACATGCCGTATCGTTGACTGGAAAAAAATGTGGCATGAAAACGGTGAGGCTACTCAAAAAGTTGTTGCGGCAACAAATAAGGATTTAAAAGAGCTGCAGTACCAGAGTGTCGATGAGGTTGTTGAGGCAATCAGGGAGATGCATGAACAGAGAACAGACTGTATCCCGGTTTCTATGGAGAATCTCAAGCGTAAATGCAATCGAACTCAACGCGGATTTGTCGAGCGTTATGAGAAATTATCGCAGTATGTCCCATTTGAAAATCTGGTACAAAGGCTTTCGGATATGAGGGACAAAAGCAACGCTTGGTACAAATGGTATCACAATGCGGTTATCTTCAATGCACTGGCAGAGAATCACCCATTCAAACAAGTTATCAAAGCGAGCTTTAAGCCAGAAACAAAGTGGTGCTCTTTAGATATTCAGGAGCATTTAAATGTCATTTTCGAACAAATGGGGATGAAACCTATTAAAGAGGAGCGTGAAGCTGTGAAATGGCTAAAATGCCTGTGTACCTTGCAGCGAAATAAAGATGCCGTCAAGGGCAACTATTATATAGTTAAAAATTACTGTTCCGAAAAATACCTGAATTGTGAGATTGCACAAACAATTTCGATGGCAACTCCGATTAACGAAGAATTCAAACTCTAG
- a CDS encoding Arm DNA-binding domain-containing protein, protein MIEILRITYYLYEFKRTKQGEVPIYCKLTTDGINRQQFSTRLYIRPEIWDKDAQCVRGTSEDAVLINRRLQDITVELKSIERKLYEADGNVSLDEIYSLYKNKTANEHTLCGIFRERIKRMESLVGKEYSPSTLQKFREVFAHVERYIQNLCAPVQAA, encoded by the coding sequence ATGATTGAAATATTACGAATCACTTACTATCTCTATGAATTTAAGCGTACAAAGCAAGGAGAGGTACCTATCTATTGCAAGCTGACTACTGACGGGATTAACCGTCAGCAATTCTCTACCCGGTTGTATATCAGACCTGAAATTTGGGACAAAGACGCTCAATGTGTCCGTGGAACCTCGGAAGATGCCGTATTGATTAACCGTCGGTTACAGGACATCACCGTCGAGCTGAAAAGCATCGAGCGTAAATTATACGAAGCAGATGGAAATGTTTCACTCGATGAAATTTATTCTCTTTATAAGAATAAGACTGCCAATGAGCATACATTGTGTGGAATTTTCCGGGAACGTATAAAGCGGATGGAATCTCTCGTAGGCAAAGAATATTCACCTTCTACGTTGCAAAAATTCCGAGAGGTATTCGCCCACGTGGAGCGATATATCCAGAATTTATGTGCGCCCGTACAAGCTGCTTAG
- a CDS encoding IS3 family transposase, producing MSLSFLCGLFGYTRQAYYKHLRRNREGSLSDTLLLERVGYYRKLMPRLGGRKLWHLLQQDGFPVSRDRLFTLLSENNLLVKRRKKYSVTTCSRHWMRKYPNLIRGFDLERPHRLWVGDITYISLKEGFAYLALITDAYSKRIVGYDLNTTLERDGALRALRMAIDQTPQQKRQGLIHHSDRGCQYCSKEYVKLLTDNGIRISMTEKGDPYENAVAERVNGILKSEWIDEECFESFQAAKERIDQIVILYNSLRPHASCDWLTPLEAELRTGKLKHHWGRKTVVRKAYVNLYQDNIF from the coding sequence ATGAGCCTGTCGTTTCTGTGCGGGTTGTTCGGCTATACCCGTCAGGCCTATTATAAACATTTACGGCGTAATAGGGAAGGATCTTTGTCCGACACCCTTCTTTTGGAGCGGGTGGGTTACTACCGGAAACTGATGCCCAGGCTCGGCGGTCGTAAACTGTGGCATTTGCTGCAACAAGACGGATTTCCGGTCAGTCGGGATCGGTTATTTACGCTGCTTTCGGAAAACAATCTTCTGGTCAAACGTCGGAAGAAATACAGCGTTACGACCTGCTCGCGGCACTGGATGCGTAAATATCCGAATCTGATCCGGGGTTTCGACCTCGAGCGGCCGCATCGTTTATGGGTCGGAGATATTACGTACATTTCTTTGAAAGAAGGATTTGCATATCTGGCTTTGATAACGGATGCCTATTCCAAACGGATCGTAGGCTATGATCTGAATACGACATTGGAACGGGACGGAGCGCTCCGTGCACTGAGGATGGCCATAGACCAGACTCCGCAGCAAAAACGGCAAGGGTTAATCCATCATTCGGACAGAGGATGCCAATATTGTTCGAAAGAATATGTGAAATTGCTGACCGATAATGGGATTCGCATCAGCATGACTGAAAAGGGCGATCCGTATGAGAATGCCGTTGCCGAACGGGTGAACGGTATTCTGAAGAGCGAATGGATCGACGAGGAATGTTTTGAAAGTTTTCAGGCAGCAAAAGAACGCATCGACCAGATCGTTATCCTTTACAATTCACTCAGACCTCATGCCAGCTGCGATTGGCTTACGCCCTTGGAAGCGGAACTTAGAACCGGGAAACTCAAACATCATTGGGGCCGAAAGACGGTTGTTCGGAAGGCATATGTAAACTTATATCAGGACAATATTTTTTGA
- a CDS encoding site-specific integrase, which produces MRRVKVTVRSRPISGDRRTLYLDYYPAVRIPETMKMMRQETLGMYLYDKPKNQIQKRHNESTLAQAEAIRCLRVQAVINEEFGFLDKQRLNTDFLEYFRKETLMRNCSWASCYKHFKTFVGGKCTFAQINVDLCVKFREYLLKAPRFDTSAKALSVNTASGYYRKFRGLLAIALRDKLLQENINLYLDRIDVKPNKIEFLTQQELLNLSKAPCEIPVLKKASLFSCLTGLRYSDVQRLEWSNIVPNLEGTGYNIRTRTKKTQAEISLPLSPDALELCGERSDGVVFIGLNRNMLNAPLRRWISEAGITKHITFHSFRHTYAVLQLASGTDIYTVSKMLSHKHVTTTEIYLDLLEETKSKTIGRIQIHKDHDPDAA; this is translated from the coding sequence ATGAGAAGAGTAAAAGTTACAGTTCGCAGCCGTCCGATTTCCGGAGATCGACGCACGCTCTATCTTGATTATTACCCGGCAGTCCGCATTCCCGAAACGATGAAAATGATGCGGCAGGAAACATTGGGCATGTACCTGTATGATAAGCCGAAAAACCAGATTCAGAAACGGCATAATGAATCCACGCTTGCACAAGCGGAAGCTATACGCTGTCTCCGCGTCCAAGCTGTCATCAATGAAGAGTTTGGTTTTCTGGATAAACAACGCCTGAATACGGATTTTCTTGAATATTTCCGCAAAGAAACCCTCATGCGGAATTGTAGTTGGGCAAGTTGCTACAAACACTTCAAGACATTCGTGGGCGGTAAATGTACTTTTGCCCAGATCAATGTCGATTTATGCGTGAAATTCCGGGAATATCTTCTGAAAGCTCCCCGCTTTGATACTTCCGCCAAAGCACTTTCCGTCAATACGGCTTCGGGTTACTACCGCAAATTCCGGGGTTTGCTTGCCATCGCATTACGCGACAAACTGCTGCAGGAAAATATCAATTTGTATCTGGACCGTATCGATGTAAAGCCCAACAAAATTGAATTTCTCACCCAGCAGGAATTGCTCAATCTGTCGAAGGCTCCTTGTGAAATTCCCGTACTCAAAAAAGCGTCGCTTTTCTCATGCCTAACTGGATTGCGATATAGCGACGTGCAGCGCCTCGAATGGAGCAATATCGTTCCGAATCTCGAAGGCACGGGGTATAATATCCGTACACGGACAAAGAAAACACAAGCGGAAATATCTCTGCCGCTAAGTCCGGATGCCTTGGAGCTATGCGGAGAGCGTAGTGACGGCGTAGTTTTCATCGGACTTAACCGCAACATGCTCAATGCTCCTCTGCGCCGGTGGATCTCCGAAGCTGGAATTACAAAACATATCACTTTCCATAGTTTCCGGCACACCTACGCCGTGCTTCAGTTGGCAAGCGGGACCGATATTTACACCGTAAGTAAAATGCTCTCGCATAAGCATGTTACAACGACAGAAATCTACCTCGACCTGCTTGAAGAAACCAAGAGTAAAACCATCGGCCGCATTCAAATCCATAAAGATCACGATCCGGATGCAGCATGA
- a CDS encoding helix-turn-helix domain-containing protein, with translation MVAVLQPPKPTRRPILIDEACKILGKAKPTVYTLSRLGEIPSCRQGRKVYFYEDELLEYINSGKVTTAREIRETAEQALYKGTRRR, from the coding sequence ATGGTCGCGGTATTACAGCCTCCGAAACCCACGCGCCGGCCAATTCTTATCGATGAAGCCTGCAAGATTCTCGGTAAAGCCAAACCTACCGTATATACACTGTCCCGCTTAGGTGAAATTCCCAGTTGCAGACAGGGCCGAAAGGTTTATTTCTACGAAGATGAACTGCTTGAGTACATCAATTCCGGAAAAGTTACTACAGCCCGGGAAATACGGGAAACCGCAGAGCAGGCGCTATACAAAGGCACTCGACGCCGATAA